One genomic region from Spirosoma sp. KCTC 42546 encodes:
- a CDS encoding TonB-dependent receptor → MNDSLRLRKETVCMLLFCMLATVWANAQTLISGKVTSAEDQQPIAGANVLVKGSTTSGTFTGADGGFTLSVPTNTSLIISYIGYQAQEVAVGSQTNFSVVLIPSITSLSEVVVTGYSSEKKKDITGSVSIVDVKALKSIPSGSAVQALQGQVPGVTILNSGAPGSPSNIFIRGISSFGNTQPLVLIDGIQAELNDVSATDIESVQVLKDAGAAAIYGVRGSNGVIIVTTKKGRSGQPTIAYDAYYGSQRPLQGNVFNLMNSSDFARLTKVAYPTTGLFQNGLPDYTFRGPGATGIGNTGDAAVDPAKYNFDATNPARNYLIQAVNKTGTDWFHELFKNAPMTSHNLTASGGTDKSNYMVSLNYFNQQGTMLKTYLKRYSGRVNTQFKVKNNIRIGENAYFFYKQNPGFDNLSSGNPIAWTYRAMPIIPVYDIKGNYGGTFAGPELGSSSNPVAVQMNTSNNKTNAWDVVGNVFAEVDFLKHFTARTSFGGSIDNQYATNFTFTPYNNSEGNTNPNSFAEVALYNTNTMWTNTLTYANAFGKHNVKVIAGSEAIRNYGRAVTASSSGFFSTNYDYLTLNNGTSNVTNISSAYENTLFSLFGRLDYSFNEKYLLGVTVRRDGSSRFGSERRYGTFPSVSAGWRVTGEEFMKNVTWLNDLKLRGSYGVLGSQNNVSPQNAFTLFGGSFYDAYYDISGSGKLAQGFAQTNIGNPNTGWEQNVVTNVGLDATVFNKLDLSVEYYKKSINGLLFAQTLPATAGGATAPTVNVGDIQNKGVDIGLTYRGTVSNDLQFSVGANITTYNNKVINIPSPTYFETANTQNLGNVVRNQVGQAVSSFFGYNVIGLFKSDAEVSASPTQSGAAPGRFKYQDVNGDGKIDASDRTFLGSPNPDFTYGLNLGLTYKRFDFSTTLYGSQGNEIFNTVKSFTHFFSTYVGAKSNDLLNAWTPENPNSNIPKIESTGSFSSSGVPNSFYVENGSFLKMRSLVIGYTVSPLLLRKYGLNKLRVYAQGANLFTITKYSGLDPEVSGLSSSFGVDYGNYPSNQKNFIFGLNVSF, encoded by the coding sequence ATGAACGACTCACTACGTCTTAGAAAAGAAACGGTGTGCATGCTGCTCTTCTGCATGCTGGCAACGGTTTGGGCAAATGCGCAAACACTGATTTCAGGGAAAGTCACCAGTGCTGAGGATCAGCAACCCATTGCGGGCGCCAATGTATTAGTAAAAGGCTCAACAACCAGTGGTACATTTACGGGTGCCGATGGGGGCTTTACCCTCTCCGTCCCAACCAACACCAGCCTGATTATTTCCTACATTGGCTATCAGGCGCAGGAAGTTGCGGTTGGTTCACAGACCAATTTTTCTGTTGTATTAATCCCCTCCATTACCTCACTCAGCGAAGTGGTGGTGACGGGTTACTCATCCGAAAAGAAAAAAGACATAACCGGTTCCGTGTCTATTGTCGACGTAAAAGCCTTAAAGTCAATTCCTTCAGGATCGGCCGTACAGGCACTTCAGGGCCAGGTGCCGGGGGTAACCATTCTAAACTCAGGGGCTCCGGGAAGTCCGAGCAATATCTTTATTCGGGGGATCAGCTCTTTTGGTAATACCCAGCCGCTGGTCCTGATCGATGGTATTCAGGCGGAGCTGAATGATGTAAGCGCCACGGATATTGAGTCGGTTCAGGTGCTGAAAGATGCGGGCGCTGCTGCCATTTATGGGGTTCGGGGCTCGAATGGGGTCATCATCGTGACCACAAAAAAAGGCCGATCAGGGCAGCCAACCATCGCGTATGATGCCTATTATGGCTCTCAACGACCGTTGCAGGGTAATGTGTTCAACTTAATGAACTCGTCGGATTTTGCCCGCCTGACCAAAGTGGCCTACCCCACTACGGGCCTGTTTCAGAATGGTTTACCCGATTATACCTTCCGGGGACCGGGCGCAACGGGCATTGGCAATACAGGTGATGCCGCTGTTGATCCCGCGAAATACAACTTCGACGCCACCAATCCGGCCCGGAATTACCTGATTCAGGCGGTCAACAAAACCGGTACCGACTGGTTTCACGAACTGTTTAAAAACGCGCCGATGACCAGCCACAACCTGACGGCCAGTGGGGGCACCGATAAGTCGAACTACATGGTTTCGCTCAATTATTTCAATCAACAGGGCACCATGCTGAAGACCTACCTCAAGCGGTATTCGGGGCGCGTAAACACGCAGTTTAAAGTCAAAAACAACATCCGCATTGGCGAGAATGCGTATTTCTTCTACAAGCAAAACCCTGGTTTCGATAACCTGAGCAGCGGTAATCCTATTGCCTGGACCTACCGGGCCATGCCGATCATTCCGGTCTACGATATCAAAGGCAACTACGGTGGAACCTTTGCCGGACCCGAATTAGGTAGCTCCTCGAACCCGGTGGCTGTTCAGATGAACACGTCCAATAACAAGACCAATGCCTGGGATGTGGTTGGTAACGTATTTGCCGAAGTCGACTTCCTGAAGCACTTTACGGCCCGCACCAGTTTCGGCGGAAGTATTGATAACCAGTACGCTACGAACTTTACGTTTACACCGTACAACAATTCGGAAGGAAATACGAACCCCAATTCGTTTGCTGAGGTGGCCTTGTACAACACGAATACCATGTGGACGAACACCCTGACGTATGCCAATGCGTTCGGGAAGCATAACGTGAAAGTGATTGCCGGTTCGGAAGCCATTCGGAATTATGGTCGGGCGGTAACGGCCTCCAGCAGTGGGTTCTTTTCCACCAACTACGATTACCTGACACTCAATAACGGTACCTCGAACGTAACCAATATCAGCAGCGCCTACGAAAACACCTTGTTCTCGCTCTTTGGCCGACTGGATTACTCGTTCAATGAAAAATACCTGTTAGGCGTAACAGTTCGGCGCGATGGTTCGTCGCGGTTTGGGTCCGAGCGTCGGTACGGTACCTTCCCATCGGTATCGGCGGGTTGGCGCGTAACGGGCGAGGAATTCATGAAAAACGTGACCTGGCTCAATGACCTGAAACTGCGTGGCAGCTATGGCGTTCTGGGTTCTCAGAACAACGTTAGTCCCCAAAATGCCTTCACCCTATTTGGTGGCTCGTTCTACGATGCGTATTACGACATTAGCGGTAGTGGTAAACTGGCCCAGGGTTTCGCGCAGACGAACATCGGCAACCCAAACACCGGCTGGGAACAAAACGTAGTCACTAACGTGGGTCTCGACGCTACGGTGTTCAACAAGCTGGACCTGTCGGTTGAGTATTACAAGAAGTCGATCAATGGGCTACTGTTTGCCCAGACCCTGCCCGCAACGGCTGGTGGTGCCACCGCACCTACCGTGAACGTTGGCGATATTCAGAATAAGGGGGTTGACATTGGACTAACGTATAGAGGAACCGTTAGTAACGATCTTCAATTCAGCGTCGGTGCCAACATTACCACCTACAACAACAAGGTGATCAATATCCCCTCGCCCACCTATTTCGAAACCGCCAATACCCAGAATCTGGGCAATGTAGTCCGAAACCAGGTTGGCCAGGCAGTGAGTTCGTTCTTTGGGTATAATGTGATTGGCCTGTTCAAAAGTGATGCTGAGGTAAGCGCGTCGCCTACGCAAAGCGGTGCCGCTCCGGGTCGCTTTAAATACCAGGATGTGAACGGCGACGGCAAAATTGACGCCAGCGACCGTACGTTCCTGGGCAGCCCCAACCCCGACTTTACCTATGGTCTGAATCTGGGCCTGACCTACAAGCGCTTCGATTTTTCGACAACGCTCTATGGCTCGCAGGGGAACGAGATTTTCAATACGGTGAAATCGTTCACCCACTTCTTCAGTACGTACGTGGGTGCCAAAAGCAACGATCTGTTAAACGCCTGGACACCTGAAAATCCGAATTCGAACATCCCAAAGATCGAATCAACCGGGTCGTTCAGTTCATCGGGCGTACCTAACTCGTTCTACGTTGAGAACGGCTCGTTCCTGAAAATGCGCTCGCTGGTGATTGGCTACACGGTAAGCCCACTGCTGTTACGGAAGTACGGCCTGAATAAATTACGGGTTTATGCCCAGGGTGCCAACCTCTTCACGATAACGAAATACAGCGGCCTTGACCCTGAAGTAAGCGGGCTTAGCTCGTCGTTTGGTGTCGATTACGGCAACTACCCCAGCAATCAGAAAAATTTCATCTTCGGCCTTAACGTCTCTTTCTAA
- a CDS encoding RidA family protein: MSKLEIKHPDKAVNTGAYSSGILAGDLLFVSGQGPLDLVTGEVQHGTIEEETLLTLSHIQKIVEAAGGTIDDIVKCTVHLEDIREFDRYDAAYGSFFTGIRPARTTVQSVLSDGIKIEIDAIARITPKQA; the protein is encoded by the coding sequence ATGAGTAAACTGGAAATCAAACACCCCGACAAAGCCGTCAACACAGGAGCCTATTCATCGGGCATACTAGCGGGCGATTTGTTGTTCGTGAGCGGACAGGGGCCATTGGATTTAGTAACGGGAGAGGTGCAGCATGGGACGATTGAAGAAGAAACCCTGCTGACGCTGTCGCACATTCAAAAGATTGTGGAAGCCGCGGGTGGCACCATCGACGACATTGTGAAGTGTACCGTCCATCTGGAAGATATTCGCGAATTCGACCGTTACGATGCCGCCTATGGCTCATTCTTCACCGGCATACGCCCAGCCCGAACCACCGTTCAATCGGTATTGTCGGATGGGATCAAGATCGAAATTGACGCCATTGCCCGAATTACGCCCAAACAAGCCTAA
- a CDS encoding GntR family transcriptional regulator, with translation MKVDSLANKAYIEIRRKILSNQLVAGTRLKEDLWAKKMDVNRMAVREALTRLQGEQLIVFGEKGGYFVKSMTASDIREIREIRELLELGALRLAIQKIDDQQIAKLEEICNDFSSMVERGYLSGALEADVKFHETLIDCAGNSKLMDIYQISNIPLFHQKIGKTQIHMDDYELTDQEHRQILKGLKEKDLPLAQEALTKHLLRGETASLEIE, from the coding sequence ATGAAAGTCGATTCGCTTGCCAACAAAGCCTATATCGAAATCAGGCGAAAAATATTATCCAACCAGTTAGTGGCGGGCACGCGCTTAAAAGAAGATCTCTGGGCTAAAAAGATGGACGTGAATCGGATGGCGGTTCGCGAAGCACTTACCCGGTTGCAGGGTGAGCAATTAATTGTCTTTGGCGAAAAAGGGGGCTATTTCGTGAAATCCATGACCGCCAGCGACATCCGGGAAATCCGCGAAATCCGTGAACTACTGGAATTAGGGGCGCTCCGATTAGCGATCCAAAAAATTGATGATCAGCAGATTGCTAAGCTGGAAGAAATCTGCAACGACTTTTCATCCATGGTGGAGCGCGGTTATCTGAGCGGTGCCCTGGAAGCCGATGTTAAATTCCACGAAACCTTAATCGACTGTGCGGGTAATTCCAAGCTGATGGATATCTACCAGATCAGCAATATTCCCCTGTTTCACCAAAAAATCGGGAAGACGCAGATCCACATGGACGACTATGAACTTACCGACCAGGAGCACCGCCAGATCCTAAAAGGACTGAAAGAGAAAGACTTACCACTCGCACAAGAAGCCCTCACCAAGCACTTACTCCGGGGCGAAACCGCTTCTTTAGAGATCGAATAG
- a CDS encoding RagB/SusD family nutrient uptake outer membrane protein: protein MKKQLLLLLALSGLTCSCSKLGESVYSSIFTTNFYKTASDAEAGITASAGSLINVYGFPLVAASDFAADQAYPRAVVGRNTLTLFTYDPYFTAQRNSGRHETEGPQGVWRFSYKGIENANWVIEKVPTIQMDAQRRTEIVAEAYALRGLYHWLLTKTFNEIPVKTKASTSETEALIPKSSRADIYKQIYSDLDQAITGLPSYSGSLVKGRPSKEAIQGLYAKVALYNEDWAKSLQLAQAVISSGKYSLMPNVLDVFDVDKEDAARVENMWAVEADRVTPSRWLTVMGIAGPKNSSGPDYAKVSFGSWFAYQAFFDSFDPKDKRRQLLDTTYRDVSGKIVLQKDVTPVTPKGVLIRKYRDPNSIGEANNCNFPIIRLADVYLVAAEAEARQNGVTALAYGYINTIRKRAGLSDLTPGLSKDAFIAAVLQERSWELFAEADRWFDLTRTNTFMTVISKAVNDVYPVRTPQAKHRYYPIPLEELQANPKLTPSPGWE from the coding sequence ATGAAAAAACAACTTCTGCTGCTACTGGCTTTGTCGGGCCTCACGTGTTCGTGCAGCAAACTGGGCGAATCGGTATATTCCTCCATTTTTACGACTAACTTTTACAAAACCGCTTCCGATGCCGAAGCGGGAATTACCGCATCGGCCGGTTCACTCATCAATGTCTACGGATTTCCGCTAGTGGCCGCTTCCGATTTCGCTGCCGATCAGGCCTATCCTCGTGCCGTAGTGGGTCGGAATACCCTGACGCTATTTACCTACGACCCTTACTTCACGGCTCAGCGTAACTCAGGACGTCATGAAACCGAAGGGCCACAGGGCGTCTGGCGATTTAGCTACAAGGGTATTGAAAACGCGAACTGGGTGATCGAGAAAGTCCCTACGATTCAGATGGACGCCCAGCGCCGGACCGAGATTGTGGCCGAAGCCTATGCACTCCGGGGCTTATACCACTGGCTTCTCACCAAAACGTTCAACGAGATTCCGGTGAAAACGAAAGCCAGCACCAGCGAAACCGAAGCGCTCATTCCCAAAAGTTCGCGTGCCGACATTTACAAACAGATTTACAGCGATTTAGATCAGGCCATTACTGGGTTGCCGTCCTATTCTGGCAGTCTGGTCAAAGGACGCCCCTCAAAAGAAGCCATCCAGGGCCTCTATGCCAAAGTCGCCTTGTATAATGAGGACTGGGCCAAATCGTTGCAGTTGGCGCAGGCCGTTATCAGTTCGGGCAAATACTCGCTGATGCCGAATGTACTGGACGTATTTGATGTCGATAAGGAAGATGCGGCTCGGGTCGAAAATATGTGGGCGGTTGAAGCCGATCGGGTTACGCCCAGCCGCTGGTTGACGGTTATGGGCATTGCAGGGCCCAAAAACAGTAGCGGACCCGATTACGCCAAAGTATCGTTCGGGTCGTGGTTTGCCTATCAGGCTTTCTTTGATTCGTTCGATCCAAAAGACAAGCGACGCCAGTTACTGGACACGACCTATCGCGATGTGTCGGGGAAGATCGTTCTCCAGAAAGACGTCACACCCGTAACACCGAAAGGGGTACTCATTCGCAAATACCGCGACCCCAATTCCATCGGCGAAGCCAACAACTGCAATTTCCCAATCATCCGGTTGGCTGATGTTTACCTGGTTGCGGCCGAAGCCGAAGCGCGTCAGAATGGCGTTACCGCTTTAGCCTATGGCTACATCAACACCATTCGCAAGCGGGCGGGTCTGAGCGATCTGACGCCAGGCCTGAGCAAAGACGCCTTTATTGCGGCCGTTCTGCAGGAACGCTCCTGGGAACTGTTTGCCGAAGCCGATCGCTGGTTCGATCTTACCCGAACCAATACGTTCATGACCGTTATTTCCAAAGCCGTCAACGATGTATATCCCGTTCGAACACCACAGGCCAAGCATCGCTATTATCCAATCCCACTGGAAGAACTACAGGCTAACCCTAAATTAACACCCAGCCCAGGTTGGGAGTAA
- a CDS encoding RagB/SusD family nutrient uptake outer membrane protein, translating into MNYTKFVVGLSCCLVFLTATNSCTKEYLEVGAIGATSETTLANKAGVNGLLVGAYSLLDGWGVPNTTYYFIGVSNWIYGGVTSDDAHTGTQASALPPMESVESYKYDATMAPFNNKWIVLYAGVQRANDVLRLLAKVTDNSMTAEEIKQVKAEATFLRAVYHFEAAKLWENVPYLDETVSYANGNYNVANTASIWSKLEADFKFAADNLSATKPDPGRANSWAAKAFLAKVYMFQDKYTEAKPVLADVIANGVTASGLKYALVNFSDNFNPSKKNSAESVFAVQMSIDQTYQNGNYGDALNFPMGGPATCCGAYQPSFSLVNSYKTDPNTGLPLLTTFNDSDITNDQGIESSAPFTPYTGTLDARLDYTVGRRGIPYLDWGVHPGKAWIRVQSVAGPYSPIKTIYYQAAQATTSLFSRWTSNNYTMIRFADVLLWAAEVEVEIGSLAQAQTYVNMVRARAANPNGWVKKYVDNSAPLKGFTNEPAANYKVGLYTTEFTANGKDFAREAVRFERKLEFAMEGHRFFDLRRWDNGTGYMATTLNNYVQHETSIPGYDFTYMKGATFTKGKNELYPIPQAQIDLSVTSGAPVLKQNPGY; encoded by the coding sequence ATGAACTATACCAAGTTTGTTGTCGGCTTATCGTGTTGCCTGGTATTTTTAACCGCAACCAATTCCTGCACCAAAGAATACCTGGAAGTTGGGGCCATCGGTGCCACCAGCGAAACAACTTTAGCCAACAAAGCCGGTGTAAATGGCTTGCTGGTGGGCGCGTACTCCCTGCTCGACGGCTGGGGTGTACCCAACACGACCTACTACTTCATTGGGGTCAGCAACTGGATTTACGGGGGCGTAACCTCCGATGATGCCCATACCGGTACGCAGGCATCCGCGCTGCCGCCGATGGAATCGGTCGAGAGTTATAAATACGATGCGACGATGGCTCCGTTCAACAACAAGTGGATTGTGTTGTATGCTGGTGTGCAACGGGCAAATGATGTACTCCGGTTATTGGCGAAAGTAACCGACAATTCGATGACGGCGGAGGAAATCAAGCAGGTGAAGGCCGAAGCCACGTTTTTACGGGCGGTCTATCATTTCGAAGCCGCTAAACTGTGGGAGAACGTACCGTATCTGGACGAAACAGTGAGCTATGCCAACGGCAATTACAACGTAGCCAACACAGCTTCGATCTGGTCGAAACTGGAAGCCGATTTCAAATTTGCGGCCGATAACCTAAGCGCCACCAAACCCGATCCAGGCCGGGCTAATAGCTGGGCAGCGAAAGCGTTTCTGGCCAAGGTATACATGTTCCAGGATAAATACACCGAAGCAAAGCCCGTTCTGGCCGATGTGATTGCGAATGGCGTAACGGCCTCAGGCTTGAAATATGCGCTGGTCAATTTCTCCGACAATTTTAACCCATCGAAAAAGAACAGTGCGGAGTCGGTCTTTGCCGTGCAGATGTCCATCGACCAAACCTACCAGAACGGCAACTATGGCGATGCGCTGAACTTCCCGATGGGTGGCCCGGCTACCTGCTGTGGGGCCTATCAGCCCTCGTTTAGCCTGGTCAATTCGTACAAAACCGACCCCAACACCGGCCTGCCGTTGCTGACAACCTTCAATGACTCCGACATAACTAATGATCAGGGTATCGAAAGCAGCGCGCCCTTTACGCCCTATACCGGAACGCTCGATGCGCGTCTGGATTACACGGTTGGTCGCCGGGGCATTCCGTATCTGGACTGGGGAGTTCACCCAGGTAAAGCCTGGATTCGGGTGCAGTCCGTAGCGGGTCCCTACAGCCCGATCAAGACGATTTATTATCAGGCAGCTCAGGCCACAACGTCCTTATTTTCGCGCTGGACATCCAACAATTACACCATGATTCGCTTTGCCGATGTGCTGCTGTGGGCGGCTGAGGTCGAAGTTGAAATTGGCTCACTGGCCCAGGCGCAGACGTATGTCAATATGGTTCGGGCACGGGCTGCTAATCCAAACGGCTGGGTGAAGAAGTACGTCGACAACAGCGCTCCGTTGAAAGGCTTTACCAATGAACCCGCGGCCAACTACAAAGTGGGTTTATATACGACTGAATTCACGGCCAATGGGAAGGATTTTGCCCGTGAAGCGGTCCGGTTCGAGCGAAAGCTGGAGTTTGCCATGGAAGGCCACCGGTTCTTCGATCTGCGTCGCTGGGATAACGGAACGGGCTATATGGCCACAACCCTGAACAACTATGTCCAGCACGAAACGTCGATTCCGGGCTACGACTTTACCTATATGAAAGGGGCAACGTTCACAAAAGGCAAGAACGAACTCTACCCAATTCCGCAGGCCCAGATCGATTTAAGCGTAACGAGTGGGGCACCGGTATTGAAACAAAATCCTGGATATTAA
- a CDS encoding mandelate racemase/muconate lactonizing enzyme family protein — MTRIQSIKATEVIVPAKPGSLNSDEVVDKDSAFAKKFLTGERWTEFANQPKWIIELTLANGLIGIGETYRSASGAILHRAMQELVGQDVLKLNWRRLPVTDQRIYEAFESAVLDVVGKLLNVPVSQLLGGAYRNRIDCFGWTGRRTPEDAAQKAYDAMQKGHKAFKFKCSDEDPVRLWTEAIRDKCGDGIKILLDPNQRWTDVETTLRLMEGVDKTVMLGLEDPILHADVAGFKYLRETLGMPMYRHISLPYTQDIRDMIAFVRADAVDGYNFNGSAYNSVLLAEIAHLEGKACWRGSEVDLGISETMGLHIAAASINCTIPSDLFGELVRTDDLITEPIRFENGAALVPTGAGLGIELDYTALDTYKTNQFLLSSL, encoded by the coding sequence ATGACACGCATTCAATCCATAAAGGCCACCGAAGTGATTGTACCGGCCAAACCGGGCAGCCTGAACTCCGATGAGGTGGTCGACAAAGATTCGGCCTTTGCCAAAAAATTCCTGACGGGTGAGCGGTGGACCGAGTTCGCCAATCAACCCAAATGGATCATTGAACTCACACTCGCCAATGGCCTGATTGGTATTGGCGAGACTTACCGCAGTGCCTCAGGCGCAATACTCCACCGGGCCATGCAGGAATTGGTCGGACAGGATGTACTGAAACTGAACTGGCGCCGACTGCCCGTTACCGACCAGCGGATTTATGAAGCCTTCGAGTCGGCGGTGCTGGACGTAGTGGGCAAGTTGTTGAACGTACCCGTGTCCCAACTCCTCGGCGGGGCATACCGCAACCGGATCGACTGCTTCGGCTGGACCGGGCGACGCACCCCCGAAGATGCCGCCCAGAAAGCCTATGATGCCATGCAAAAGGGCCATAAGGCGTTCAAATTCAAGTGTTCCGACGAAGATCCCGTTCGGCTTTGGACGGAAGCCATTCGGGACAAATGCGGGGACGGTATCAAAATCCTGCTCGACCCAAACCAGCGCTGGACCGATGTCGAGACAACCCTCCGGTTAATGGAGGGCGTCGACAAAACCGTCATGCTGGGACTGGAAGATCCCATTTTGCACGCCGATGTAGCCGGGTTCAAGTACCTGCGCGAGACGCTCGGCATGCCCATGTATCGGCATATTTCACTGCCCTACACGCAGGACATCCGCGACATGATCGCCTTTGTCCGGGCCGATGCGGTCGATGGATACAACTTTAATGGATCGGCTTACAACTCGGTGCTACTGGCCGAAATCGCCCATCTGGAGGGCAAAGCCTGCTGGCGGGGTTCGGAAGTGGATTTAGGGATTTCAGAAACGATGGGCCTGCACATTGCCGCAGCCAGCATCAACTGCACAATCCCTTCTGATTTGTTCGGCGAACTGGTCCGCACCGACGACCTGATTACGGAACCTATCCGATTCGAGAATGGCGCAGCTTTGGTTCCAACCGGCGCGGGACTGGGTATCGAACTGGATTACACCGCCCTGGATACCTACAAAACGAATCAATTTTTACTCAGCAGCTTATGA
- a CDS encoding creatininase family protein: protein MLFYASTYSDIKQAGKDQVILLPLGAIEQHGPHLSVSTDTDIVTQLALQAEKALPDTVLLCPTLPYGSSHHHLAFGGTMSLAPELYTQVIIDLVQSLVLSGHQRIVLLNGHGGNITPVKQALAVLSKRFDASHQPTIALATYWELAGGVFGGEAPMESPALSHACEYETSLMLHLFPEKVWMDRVERAQRPERNGYIGWEDDEPYRGVTVFKQTEFISSNGSSGEPQLGTAQKGKHLFKHALQALVIFLESFKSWPLSENLTTKP from the coding sequence ATGCTGTTTTACGCATCGACTTATAGCGACATCAAGCAGGCAGGCAAAGACCAGGTTATCCTGCTACCACTGGGTGCCATTGAACAACACGGCCCGCACCTGTCGGTCTCGACGGATACGGATATTGTTACCCAGCTGGCGCTACAGGCCGAAAAAGCGCTACCCGACACAGTGCTGCTCTGCCCGACCTTGCCCTATGGCTCCAGTCACCATCACCTGGCATTTGGCGGTACTATGAGTCTGGCCCCGGAATTATACACGCAGGTGATTATCGATCTGGTGCAGTCGCTGGTGCTCAGTGGGCACCAGCGGATCGTGCTGCTCAACGGGCATGGCGGCAACATTACCCCGGTTAAACAGGCGCTGGCCGTGTTGAGTAAACGCTTCGATGCGAGTCATCAGCCCACTATTGCCCTGGCCACTTATTGGGAATTAGCCGGTGGCGTGTTTGGCGGAGAGGCACCTATGGAAAGCCCGGCGCTGAGTCATGCCTGCGAATATGAAACGAGTCTGATGCTCCATCTTTTTCCCGAAAAAGTCTGGATGGATCGCGTAGAACGGGCGCAACGACCCGAACGAAATGGGTATATCGGCTGGGAAGACGACGAGCCGTATCGGGGCGTAACCGTATTCAAGCAAACCGAATTTATTTCAAGCAACGGCAGCAGCGGTGAACCTCAACTGGGCACTGCCCAAAAGGGAAAGCATTTGTTCAAGCATGCGCTACAGGCGCTGGTTATCTTTCTGGAGTCATTCAAGAGCTGGCCGTTATCCGAAAATCTAACAACAAAACCATGA
- a CDS encoding 3-hydroxyacyl-CoA dehydrogenase family protein produces the protein MTSKIRIGTVGLGLMGSSIATCILAAGHAVTSLIKEIETADEARVRILGYLRQLEQEGLLIDTPETIIERLTITDDVSLLSNHTVVIESITENIDEKKSLYQRLETVLSPTAIIGSNTSAIPVSVLQSGLKHPERLLGIHWAEPAHITRFMEVICGKDSDLTYAYEIVALAESWGKEPSLLKKDIRGFITNRIMYAMLRESFNLVENGYATIEDVDRSLRNDLGYWITFAGPFRFMDLTGIPAYLTVMKDLFPELSNSTETPKLMEDLVASGAKGVQNAQGFYPYTPESAKDWEEKFIDFSYDIRKLAQKHTPTSSEDAQ, from the coding sequence ATGACATCGAAAATACGCATCGGCACCGTAGGACTCGGCTTAATGGGTAGCAGTATCGCTACCTGTATTCTGGCGGCTGGTCACGCGGTTACATCGCTGATTAAAGAGATCGAGACCGCCGATGAAGCGCGGGTTCGTATCCTGGGTTATCTGCGCCAACTGGAACAGGAAGGGTTGCTAATCGACACACCCGAAACGATTATTGAGCGCCTGACCATCACCGACGATGTCTCGTTGTTAAGCAACCATACCGTTGTGATTGAGTCGATTACCGAAAACATCGATGAGAAGAAAAGCCTGTATCAGCGCCTGGAAACCGTCCTCTCGCCTACCGCTATCATCGGTAGTAACACATCGGCCATTCCGGTATCGGTGTTACAAAGCGGACTCAAACATCCCGAGCGGCTGTTGGGCATCCACTGGGCAGAACCGGCGCACATTACGCGATTCATGGAGGTCATCTGCGGAAAAGATTCCGATCTAACCTATGCCTACGAGATCGTTGCGCTGGCCGAAAGCTGGGGCAAGGAACCCTCGTTGCTGAAGAAAGATATACGGGGATTTATTACCAACCGGATTATGTACGCCATGCTCCGGGAGTCCTTCAATCTGGTCGAGAATGGTTACGCCACTATTGAGGATGTGGACCGCTCGCTTCGGAACGACCTGGGTTACTGGATCACCTTCGCCGGGCCGTTTCGGTTCATGGATCTCACCGGCATTCCGGCTTACCTGACCGTCATGAAAGACCTCTTTCCCGAACTCAGCAACAGCACCGAAACGCCGAAACTGATGGAAGACCTGGTGGCGTCGGGGGCGAAAGGTGTACAGAATGCACAAGGGTTTTACCCTTATACACCCGAGTCAGCCAAAGATTGGGAAGAGAAATTCATTGATTTCAGCTACGACATCCGGAAACTCGCCCAAAAACATACACCCACTTCCTCCGAGGACGCCCAATGA